Below is a window of Ornithodoros turicata isolate Travis chromosome 7, ASM3712646v1, whole genome shotgun sequence DNA.
GCAACAGTGGCTATCTATATCTTCAGTGCCAAGACTAGGCAGCAAAAAAAGAGTTAGCGTCCTTGTTTGAATGTTGCCAAATAACGGTATTCAGCGTACACTGATTTGGGGCAGTTTTAGGTGTGTACTCAAGCGGAATCATCGCGCGCTCAGCTGATGCTAGCTCTTTAAAAAAAGCTTCCCTGTGACCCACTTTTTATTTTTGCATTATTTGTAGGGGCGCGCTGGAGTATATTTTGGGAGATCTCGGGGTTGACGTAAGGATCCCTGGCCTGCCGAAAAATGATATGGGTTAAGTAGTTTCGTGCGCGATGCGATGCGATGCTGTGCGAAAAAGCTGGGTTCGTGGAACAGTTGGTGGAATTCGAGCTGTGGTGAAATATGTAACATTGAAGAGCAGAGCGAGAAAATCACAGTgtaaaaggaaaaggaaaactgCTCAATTCTGAACTGCCTGATAACGCGCCTCTGCTCGCGATTGCTCTGTCTAACAATGTCCAATGCAGGAGCGCCAAAAGCCTGGGGATAAGGAGATCCTTGCTAGTAAAATTAACGTCATAGAAGCAACTCCTTCGTATTCATCATTACATAACACAGTTATAGGTACGGACAACTCAGAGAATTAATTGAACAGTGTCTATACAAAGGTTTTGACGAATGATGTATAATGCTGCGCAGTCTGCGCAGTACATTCGTATAGGAAGAAGCGTCCGGTTTCGTAAGACATCTCGTAAGCATTTTCACTACACTTACCTTCTGTGTTCTGGTAAGGCAATGTAGCAGCTGTAGACTAATGTCCACTTTGTCTTCGGTTTCCTGACAATTTTGTAGCATAAATGTGTGCGTTGTTCGAGGAAGCACTACAACACCAGCTTCCTACACGCCGTGCGAGCCAAACCAACAGATGATAGGAAGTTTACACAGGATATTACGTCATATTTGCGTCACCGTTATAAAGTGCAGCCGGCACAGCGGGCACAGCAAAGTAGCACAACGAGCATGACGAATTAACGCGTAGCTGAAATTAAACTGTACTAAAAAAAGAGCTGAATTGTACGGTAGCGTTTTCTGAAAATGTTCTTTACGGATGTTGCAAACTCGTTTTGGGTTTGGCTGTGCTGTGCCAAGAACACGTTTTGGTTTGGCCACACTGTGCAtcctctttttgttttgttttcttttttgtgggaAAAAATGGCGATATCTGTCGGTTGTGTGCGTTTGTAACAATGCGGCCGGTAATGTTGACGAGAAATAGAATTTCGTATAAACTTGGATCCCCTGGTCGTACGATGACTAAGGTTCAGTAGTACCTGGCACAAACAACACAAAGTACGCAGTTTGGGAGGATATAGCACTGTTCTTACTACACCTCGAGCACTGCCGTAAAGCAGTTGGTAAGTAAGCGGTGATTTGCAAACTTTCATTACATATTTCATGGGCACCTGTACGCTTCATCACGCCAACACATGAAATGCATTGGTTGAGCACACCCCTTTAACGTAAAACGTCTTTCCCCCATTCTTACTCGTGACTGTACGTCGCGTGACAACTTTGATCAGGAGCAATGCTTGACCAAGATTCTAGTGCCCACACGGGACCACGCATCGTATCATGCCACCGGGTTGCTGGTTTCCTggaccgggttcgaacccacaactTTTATATCGGAACGctaacacgctaccaactgttCCGCCGAGGCCCTGGTGGTTGATATACTAGAACAAAATTATGCAAGTTATTCCGTTTTGTGAACTGAAAGCTGTCTGTAACAACAACACCTTTTCGTAAATTACATTTAATAAGCGAGAAATAGCAAGTTACAGAACAGCATGTCACAGAGGCTTACGAAGTGCAGCTTCTGAGCTGTTGCCCCACATCACCTTGCTCATATCTGATTGTGTGAATTTTTGGTGGAGAACTTCAGTCGCCCAACAAGGCAGTCAATAAGTTAGTCTATTCTTTCAGGCACGCAAATAAAGATGGAGGTTGAAATGGAAAATTTCGAGATCACAGACTGGGACATTGAGAATGAATTCAACCCAGACAGGATCAGACGAAGACCAACAAAAAACCAAAAGATTTATGGTAAAGTGAACCTCTCCTGCATGTTATCGTTGTTATGTGAACGGTGCACGCTTCCGAAAGAGATGCATTCTATATGTGATGATTACGTCTCTGTCCTGACATGAAGGAATCTGGGCGGACGATGACAGTGATGATGGCCGACCGAGCTTTCGTTCGGAGAGGAAGAAAGACTTTAGTGCTCCAATCAGCTTTGTAAGTGGTGGAATTCGAGAGGTAGGGAAGAAGGAAGAGAAGAAAGAGGAATCTGCTGATGAAGTAAGTATCTCAGAAAATTTCAACAAAATATTTGAAGCAAAACTTGAAAAAGGATAACTGTAAGGATAAAGGGATCACTGTTGGGTTTGGAAGTTGCAGAAGCGTTTCTCTTCTAGTCGTGTGAAGATGGTTATGCAATGCTTCTTTCAGCAAAAACATTTAATTTTTAAGAGAAACATGTTGTTTATATCCAGTTTTGGCTTTGTGGTGACATGAGCCTTAGTATGAGATTCCTTTCCGATGGTGCCTGGTGTTAAGACCCTCAAAAGCTCATAAAATATTGAAACCGAGCATGAGACAAAAGTGCAAATTTTACAAATTATCTGTGTCACTATAGTGTTAATTCTCACCACAAATTTGGTGCATGGACAAAATTAATTTGACTGCATGTAGCTTTGTGTGATATTACATGCTTTCcatagctttctttttttcagcaatTTCTCACAATGGCAAGATTGTGCAGCAGTATTGTGGTACACAGACATGGGACACAGGGAAACACAGAAGAGACATAAGCGTCCACTAAATATTTAACTAAAATACATTGTTATTCAGTGCAGTTATTGTCTTTTAAGTGGATTATTGAAACAGACAAAATATTGAAAGAAGCTCGGCTGGGCAACAGGTTTGGACAGGACTATGTTGCTTGTAGCACTCCACCTTGGATATGTACATCGATGCCACGTGAGCCAGGGGCGTAGGGGAGGCTTAGAGGGCTAGAGGCCCCCCAAAATGTATGTCACCCTCAATGTACAACACCATTTCTTCATGGTGGCTCAGGTTGATTCGGTACAGCGCTCAGGAAATGTGATCACCACTGATTGGCGATCACCATTTTGCCCCGTAAACGTGGGAGCAAAGACAgggtctttctctttcttttcttttgtgcccccccccttcccgttcaataaaaaaaattatggCTACACCCCTGTTGGGAGCATTGCGTGCAGACGATACAGACAGCGGACCATATTGAAGCTCCGTAAATCACTGTTTGGATGTAAAAGGTAGAAACCTCGGGACCCTCGGGTGAACGTGAGCAGTACCTGACGTATTAGAGTTATATTATGCGCCAAGGTAAATTAAAAGTTAAATGTAAACTGTACCAAATGATTTTGCACCAGTCCGATCGTTGTAAGTAAACAAAATCACGAGGGTTTCTAAGTTTGTGTCAAGTTTGTCACTGGTATTGCGCATGTTTATTCTCTGCTGGacatcttttttcttcttcttcttcttcttcaacctACCTCGATGAAGCATTAATTTGATTCTCAATGTGTTTACAACAACATTAGCAATCCTCCAGTGAAGACGAAATCAAGCTTCCTGTGCGCTCAAAGAAATCTGGATTTTCTGGAGCTCGAGGACGTCATACGGGCCATCCTTCGTTCAGCGGCGAGGGACAGTGAGTTTTCTTTCCATACTTTTAGTCCTGGTGCTTCcgacatttgttttgtttttttgttgcaaAACATTTACGTTATTGCAAACGTTTCTCCGTTTCTCTTGCAGGAACTTTGGACACTGGGAAAAACATACGAAGGGTATTGGAGCTAAGTTACTTCTTCAGGTGTGAGATTTATTTATTGTGATGTTTGGGCTGGGAGAAGTGCGCTTTGAGCACCACAGTGGCTGCTAACACATGCTCCATCATACACCCTTGCAGGAAAGATAACATATATTGATGCTGTATTTTATAATAAGACTTAGTATTAGGCCTCCTACTGGGAATGCCTTACTTTATGCGAGCACACACACAGAATGACACCCGCTGTGTTGAGAATGGCAGCTGATAAGATGGCGCTAAAATCTATCGAGGAGCACATGACAAGTCGGGGAGGAAGCTTCTAGAACGCTGAAGCCAGTAATCATACATGCTGCTAGTTCTCCAAAAATTGTTTGGGCGGTTCTGTAATGGCCGGGGCCACAAATTAATGTTGGGTGGGTTGGCGAGGTATACTATGCCTTATGCATCCTGCTTTTACTCGTTACTTCCCAACGAGGTAAATTCCCGAGCACCTTATCTAGTTGCAGTAGTGCTGACCAAAAACAATGCAAGATCGAAAGTTAACAGGTGCTCTTTGCCTCGTTTCCTTTAGATGGGCTACAAGCCAGGCAAAGGCTTGGGGCGAGATCTCCAAGGCATCTCCGCACCCATAGAGGCTAAGCTTCGGAAAGGAAAGGGTGCCATTGGCCTCTACGGACCAGAGCACAAGACCGCACCGGCATCAACACAGCCGTCCGCTGACGATGCCGCACAGAAGGCTCAGCTGCACGACGCAAATCAGTGGAAGAAACGCAAGGCATGTTGACTTTCAAGGTGGTGTGTGTGTTACTGAAATTGATTCTAAAATGTACAACTCTTATTAGGAAGGCGAAAAGAAAATTAAATACGTCTACAAGACAATCGACGAAGTGAAGTCCGAAGGTGTCTACCGTAGGACAACGTCCGCGCCGCAGAGCAAGCTTAGCAAGGTCAAGGTTATTGATATGACTGGACCAGAACAGAGGGTGCTTTCTGGTAAGATCAATTGATATTATTGTATTGTTGAATTTTTAGTCACTGCATCTGTGGAAAGTCCCACTTGAGTGTGTCCTGGCAATGTCCGCGACAACCTCATACGCAAAATTGCTAAGCAGGAAGTAAAGATTATTTGTTCTGGAGTAAGGATTTGGAGTTATTTGGAGATGGAGGATGATAAGGAGTTTGCGAATTTGCAAATCCGAGGTTGCAGAGAAATTAATTTTTGCATCCCCTGAAGTTAGGTGCTTTATGAATGTACACGAGGAATGGAGTTTTCGTTTTCAAATTCAGCATCTGTTACATGAAACCTGTTGAACTGCACAATACCAAGACTCACATTGGCACCCATACATTCGAAAGTTCACACTAACAATGCAAGAACCAAAATTGACCCTCCAGGCTACCATGAGCTGCATCAGCAACACACAAGGCCCGAAGAAGAGGATGCGCCAGATGTCGCACGCTCCATTGGTGCAAATTTTTCCGTACCTGAACTAAGTCACAATTTAGACTTGTTGGTGGACATGACGGAGCAGCGCATCATGCAGAACGATCGTGAACTTAGACATGAAAACGATCGCTTAGTCAACATGCAACATGAGCTGGAACAGCTGGAGGAAACCACGCTTCACGAACAAAATCAAGAGGCGCGGTTAAAGGCTGTTACGACCATCTTGAAAgagtgagttttttttttttattgttcattGATTATAGGTGAGCATGTGAAAAGCCTGTCTAACAGTAAGAGCAATATATCAGACAAACATTTCTTGCTTCACTTCAGGGTGGAAGAACGAACGAAGGAAGATTGTGCAGATCCATTGACGTTATCAGAATGTGCAGATCACTTCCGTTCTTTACTCGAGTCTTACTATGAAGAGTACAAGATGTTCGGACTATCGGATCTTGCCATAACTGCTATATGCCCACTAGTATGTACTCTTGGCTACTAGAATTCAGTGAAATGCGTTCAGACTTAAAAATGGCCCCACGTGCAACAGTACAGTGCCTATCTGGATAGTAGTTTGAGGGTTCCTTAAAGAAAAATATGCGCAAAAATATATACACCTTCACGTACGATCTCTAATAGCAGGATGGCTAAGGCCTGTATGTTTTGTGGTGCCTAAGCTTAGTATATACATATTTTCTAGCCCAGATATCTATGACCAAGGATTTTAATTGTTAGGGGACTGAACTTCATAGGTACATCTACAGTACTCCAATTTTCACTTCCCATGGCCATCTGGACATACAGGATATTGAAAATGAAAGTGAAGGAAATAAATTTGCTCCAGTAGTATGAATTCTAACATGAAATTATAATAATACAGAACCAGACATTGGAGATTTCACTCTGTTTCTGTTGTTTTTATGCTCTTCGCTTACCTCGTACAGAGTATGGTCTGAATTTGATTTGCTATGGACATCAAATGGTACTTGTTAAATATTAAATAACTAACTGAATTGTATTCAGTTCATTGTGTATCCCTGTTTGATTTGTATTGATTTCAAACATGCAATCCACCAGCATACAGCATATTTATGTGAAAACTTGCGTCTCCTTTGCACACAGTTTAAAAAGCACCTCGAGAAGTGGCAGCCACTAAAGAAGCCTTCTTTTGCGGTCAACGTGTTTAAAGAGTGGAAAGACATTTTAGAAGGTAGTGACGGACTCAACCGTTCTTACGCGCACCACTGTGCTGGCAATCCAGACCCTTACCACCACATTGTCTGGGAAAGTTGGATGCCTCTTGTACGACAAACTATCCTGTGAGTTCCACTACTTACAGCTATGGCTCACTAAAAATGCCTAACTCAATCTTATCGTCGTCATGATCCACAAACACTTGTGCCTCCACAGGAGCTGGTCACCGAGAAACTGTGATCCAGCGATAGAATTGCTGGAGACATGGATGCCCCTCCTCCCACCATGGATCTTTCACAATGTACTGGACCAGTTTGTGCTTCCCAGGCTGCAGCAGGAAGTGGAGGCGTGGAACCCTCTGACCGATACTGTACCCATACATTCTTGGTTGCACCCCTGGCTGCCGCTTATGGGTATGGGCCCTTGCACCCCAATTCGGTGCATCCCTATTACTGCATGGGGTAAACGCCCTAGCGCATGCACAGTGTGTAAATTATGTCAGCTTGTTTCTCCATTCACTTTCGATTCGAATTAATGAGGTTACTACTACACTGTAGATTTATAGCCTGAACCTTttgcgaaatattttttttcttctaaattcgggggtgTAAAAATCTGTTAAATAAACACGTGCTCTAAATTCTagtgaattcgggtgaaaatCTTCCAGTATGCTAAGGTCCGGGAGAAATccggctcagttattcaaactaactgtactggtctGGTACAGACGGTGATGTGcttgcatttgctgccaaacaagttaagTGTGCCTTCCTACAGACATCtaagtgagggcaatttgccgggtaaaaataaGGATTCACCccaaagaggcaaccttcaattcggggaagaatcgtgCTAAACCCTAAAATTTCAGAATCTATGTATATTAAGCCAATCCATGTGTGCCCTGTTTATTCTGCCGCTGACTCCCACCTCGTTTTCCCCATCTCATGCAGGTTCTAGACTGGAACCTCTGTATCCACCAATCCGAATGAAGCTTTCGAATGCGTTGACCAACTGGCATCCTTCGGATGGGTCAGCCAAACTTATTTTGGAGCCCTGGAGAAGGGTCTTTTCAGGGGGAACGCTGGAGGCTTTTGTGGTGGCAAATATTCTTCCTAAGCTAGCCGTTGCTCTGCAAGGGATGGTCATCAACCCTCATCACCAAATTCTTGGTAAGGAGAAAATTTTGATGGGTCTGTCTAGAGCCAAAAatgcagccttgtgcacgaaagaaCATTGACCATCTTGAACCGCGTCATGGCTTGTGTGTGCCTATATACTCGCAGACAAAACTGCCAAATTAGGGAAGCGCAAATTATGCATGTAAATACGGTAATCGAATTCCTTTTGAGTTGCCCCTAATGTTGTATCATCATCCGCAGATGTGTGGCACTGGGTGATGGCGTGGGAAGACATGTGCCCTCCATCCAGCATGGCAACGCTCATGGAAAAGACTTTTTTCCCCCAGTGGCTACAAGTGCTGTGTACATGGCTTCAGCATAATCCAAATTACGAAGAAGTCTCAAAATGGTACCTCGGTTGGAAATCTCTGTTCTCCGAAGCACTTCTGGCAGAACCAGCTATTCGGGGTAAGTGCTGTCATTTCGCCGATAGCGTTTGTCGGTCAACAAGCTTCACCGTGGATCCTTGTATACGCTCTCAGAACAATTCAAGGCTGCCCTAGACATCATGAACCGTGCAGTATCGGGTGCGGCCCCAGTGCCAATGGGTTATCCAGCACCACCTCACCAGATACCGCCTGTCCCGGAGGTGAACTTCAATCAGAACAGAAGAGACTATGAGGTACCGCTGCACTTCCACTGTTTGCCATATGTATTGCAATTATCACGTGATATACCCCCATTGCCAAGCTTCACAGTTCCTCCTCTGGTGTATAGGGAAAGGCATGCTGGGCAACTGGCAACAAGGACGCTGCTTTAATGTAGTCCATGGCATTTGGGAACCTCGTTGGTCCCTGCAGTTTTGTCCAGTTACCACACAGGATGCTAACTCCCCCTCAGCTACTTTGTCCTTACCCTTCTCAATCTTTTTTCTTTAATATACTTCACCTATGTCCTTCAAAAGCAAATTCATTTCCTTCCATTATCAAGCAAACACTGCTTTAGCATTCTTTTGCCATCCACCCGAATTTGCTCAACAAAATATTTATTCCTTCAACATTGCCTGcctaattttttaaaaatcatcTTTCTTTTAGAAACGGAGTCATGTCTAATATCATTATTGCTTTTTTCTATCCAGGCAATGCCAGCAGTACGCAGTGCACCCTCATTTGCAAACATTCACATGAGTTTCAAGGAGCTTATAGAGCAGAAGGTAAAACAGCTTCAGTGTTTTGAGCTTAAGTTCTGAGAGAAAGGTCACGTTTTGTTACTCCTAGGCTCAAGAAAAGAACCTACTGTTCATGCCCATTCCAAACCGGTTCCAAGAGGCCAAGCAGGTGTACAGATTGGGTCGAATTATGCTCTATATCGACAGGAGCGTAATCTTCATGTTCAATGGCAAGATCTGGGTGCCAACATCCATGCAAAGTCTGTTGGACATGGCTGGGTGACAATGTGCATAAGCCTCATTTCACATACTGGGTTGTAAATAAATCACTTTCTGTAGTCACATGTTGTACTGCGCATTAACAACTCTCAGCCCTGGCCAAACTAAGCCAAAGGTTGTGTGGTACATAGTGCAAAAAGGGGGGTGATCCCTTTCTGCCCCATATTTAGTTTGTTTAGAATGCAGTCATGCTGATCAAAGTCCAACCAATCCCTGCTAACCAAACAACAGCCTTATTACCTGTTACTTCTGCAACCAATTTTTGAAACAAAGCATTGGTGAATGAGCTCTGCCTTGGGGAACTTGTCccacaaaaacaaaatagtATGCAAATGCTCGCTGATTCGTTTATTCGTCTGTACCAGATGTACTGTGATTCACGAAAGTTCTATAGTCTCCGTAAGGTGGTATTCTTTAGCGTGAGGATAGGAGTGGCTAACAGTTTGCTATATTCGTACCAGCACtagcaaagcaaaaaaaaaagaaaaaaaagatgtcttTTGCACTAATCACTATATTTCATGATGCTACTGTTAACATTCCGCACTGACGATGACGACTGCCTCAAGCCCTTCGGCCAAGAGTGACACCACCACTCAACCGCTTTAAACATGCCATAGATGTTCTATTGTTCAGATTCATTCTATTCTATTGTTCTATGTTCTATTGTTCAGATCAGTACAGATCTTTACAGTACAGTCAGATTCATACAGAAGATTTAGTATCCTGGCTACCTCTTGGTGGATGCCTGAGCCATGGCAGAACAGGGCATGTGCATGATTGTCTTTTGGATGCCTATTAACTTTATCTTCCCGCTCACTCTCTAGCAGGTAAAAGTGCTCAGGAGTCCTGGTCACCAATTTTCGTATATACTAACATCTCCACTATTGTCATTTGCTCAAGGAGTCAACACCAGAGCAGTAGTTCTGTTTGtcacaaaatattttgtggaAGCATCTTCCCATGGAAATGCAGtgcaaccaaccaaccagaccAGAGTGTTACGTTCCCATAGTTCTCCATAATTAGGTTCGCTCAAAAATGAAGAAATAACTGCAGCAACAATAACCGGCTAATACACGCGACAAGATAAAACTTGCTCCATGATAAATTACTTTGCGTAGAACCCATTTTCGTGGCACGTGCGATGCAATACCTCTTGAATAAATTAACGACGAGCCACATATTAAAAATTATTTATCAGTGCTCCATGGCTTACAAGTATTCAGATCAGACCTGAAGCCCTCTTGCAAAGCTTACCAAATTAGAATCACTTGCGTCATTTACTAATGGAAGCGAGTCAAAATAACATTTCTCGTAGAAATAAAATTAAGGGCCAGTATTTTCCTATTTGCTCGAACAAGTGTAATTATCACTGGCTCGACAGTAAAGTGCTATATACAAGATGACAAGAAGTGACTTGTCCCATTTTGTGAACTTCACTCCCTGCGGAGGTTCTCCAACCGAGCCTGCAGGTCAGCATCCGCATCCGCCACTGCTGCTGCTGTTTTACCCTTCTGTGCGGCGATGGAGCCTGCAGTCTCCGGCAAATCCGTCAACTTATCCGCGAGCTGCAGACCAAGCTCGTCGAGGACTTGGGTCACGACGGCATCACTAGTGTATAAAAAGACAGGTTTGTGCGATGTAGGAATCAGTCTAGCAAAGAATCTTGGCAAAGCGATGAAAAGAGAAAAACGTGTTTTTCTTGCCTTTCCTCCTCATCCTCATCATCGCCCATTGCGTCGTCGATCGCTTCGTTCATCATCTCTTCTTTCATGTCCATGATCTCGGACTGCTTTTCGAATTCTTGCATGATTCTCTGAATTTGAGGCAAGTTCAtctgacgaaaaaaaaaacaaaaaaaaaacgaaattgtGATTATAGGCTTAGGGGCAGTATACACAGACACTCTTGTGGTTTCAagttttatgttttttgaaaatcaATGGGGGTGAAAATCAGGTGTTATCTCAGGAGCTGTAAAACTGTAAAATCAGGCGATATTGGGTGGAAACGCAGATTTTAGGGtcgaaaatagaaaagaaaaaaaaaagcgcttcTCGCACCGTAGATTAACAAAAGATACGAAACAGCCATGCTGAATGTGCAGTGTTTAGTATCCAGCAATGCccgtattggtggctgaattggcacattgccaagttagttttcgggttttaccctgAAACTAACTATGCCCTAACTATACACAGACGACACTCGACGTTTCgtgttttatgttttttgaaaattgAAGGTAAAAACTGGGTTTTATCTCAGGAGCTGTAAAATAAGGTAAAATCGGACTACATTGGTACATGCCGGGTGAAAAAGCAGATTTTcagatagaaaagaaaaaagctcgTCTCGCATTTCAGATGAACACAAGATGCCGACCACCTGTATTCAATGCACAGTGCCTAGCCTTATGCACTGCCTGCACAGGTGGCTGACCTTGTACTTTTGCaagttgtttcttttctttcttttttttattccatgttagcaccATGAAGAAACTACTTTGGCAAGTTCTTTTTTCAGGTTTTATCCCGAGTGAAAATGATGCAAATTGGGGTGGGTAAAACAGGTTTTACCCTTCAACGTGAGGCACTGAGTATACACCCCCAAAACGATCCCAATACCT
It encodes the following:
- the LOC135401368 gene encoding tuftelin-interacting protein 11-like isoform X1, with amino-acid sequence MEVEMENFEITDWDIENEFNPDRIRRRPTKNQKIYGIWADDDSDDGRPSFRSERKKDFSAPISFVSGGIREVGKKEEKKEESADEQSSSEDEIKLPVRSKKSGFSGARGRHTGHPSFSGEGQNFGHWEKHTKGIGAKLLLQMGYKPGKGLGRDLQGISAPIEAKLRKGKGAIGLYGPEHKTAPASTQPSADDAAQKAQLHDANQWKKRKACEKKIKYVYKTIDEVKSEGVYRRTTSAPQSKLSKVKVIDMTGPEQRVLSGYHELHQQHTRPEEEDAPDVARSIGANFSVPELSHNLDLLVDMTEQRIMQNDRELRHENDRLVNMQHELEQLEETTLHEQNQEARLKAVTTILKEVEERTKEDCADPLTLSECADHFRSLLESYYEEYKMFGLSDLAITAICPLFKKHLEKWQPLKKPSFAVNVFKEWKDILEGSDGLNRSYAHHCAGNPDPYHHIVWESWMPLVRQTILSWSPRNCDPAIELLETWMPLLPPWIFHNVLDQFVLPRLQQEVEAWNPLTDTVPIHSWLHPWLPLMGSRLEPLYPPIRMKLSNALTNWHPSDGSAKLILEPWRRVFSGGTLEAFVVANILPKLAVALQGMVINPHHQILDVWHWVMAWEDMCPPSSMATLMEKTFFPQWLQVLCTWLQHNPNYEEVSKWYLGWKSLFSEALLAEPAIREQFKAALDIMNRAVSGAAPVPMGYPAPPHQIPPVPEVNFNQNRRDYEAMPAVRSAPSFANIHMSFKELIEQKAQEKNLLFMPIPNRFQEAKQVYRLGRIMLYIDRSVIFMFNGKIWVPTSMQSLLDMAG
- the LOC135401368 gene encoding tuftelin-interacting protein 11-like isoform X2, with translation MNNPPVKTKSSFLCAQRNLDFLELEDVIRAILRSAARDRTLDTGKNIRRMGYKPGKGLGRDLQGISAPIEAKLRKGKGAIGLYGPEHKTAPASTQPSADDAAQKAQLHDANQWKKRKACEKKIKYVYKTIDEVKSEGVYRRTTSAPQSKLSKVKVIDMTGPEQRVLSGYHELHQQHTRPEEEDAPDVARSIGANFSVPELSHNLDLLVDMTEQRIMQNDRELRHENDRLVNMQHELEQLEETTLHEQNQEARLKAVTTILKEVEERTKEDCADPLTLSECADHFRSLLESYYEEYKMFGLSDLAITAICPLFKKHLEKWQPLKKPSFAVNVFKEWKDILEGSDGLNRSYAHHCAGNPDPYHHIVWESWMPLVRQTILSWSPRNCDPAIELLETWMPLLPPWIFHNVLDQFVLPRLQQEVEAWNPLTDTVPIHSWLHPWLPLMGSRLEPLYPPIRMKLSNALTNWHPSDGSAKLILEPWRRVFSGGTLEAFVVANILPKLAVALQGMVINPHHQILDVWHWVMAWEDMCPPSSMATLMEKTFFPQWLQVLCTWLQHNPNYEEVSKWYLGWKSLFSEALLAEPAIREQFKAALDIMNRAVSGAAPVPMGYPAPPHQIPPVPEVNFNQNRRDYEAMPAVRSAPSFANIHMSFKELIEQKAQEKNLLFMPIPNRFQEAKQVYRLGRIMLYIDRSVIFMFNGKIWVPTSMQSLLDMAG